A genomic region of Trifolium pratense cultivar HEN17-A07 linkage group LG3, ARS_RC_1.1, whole genome shotgun sequence contains the following coding sequences:
- the LOC123916437 gene encoding isoflavone 3'-hydroxylase-like: protein MVMDPLLYYSFLFLTFILTLKLLLQKINSKNLPPSPSITLPIIGNIHNIDLPLHRSLQNLAQKYGNIFTLWLGSRRVVIISSQTLVQQCLSKHDIVLSNRARFLTGKHLFYNYSSLLSAPHGDYSRNIRRVITNDVLSTERLKSFAEMRRKETLKFITKLAKDTCEGFTRVELRTRLTNMTFEIMTRMIVGDANEMKKFKDMIDEMMPLLGNNMGDFVPLIRLFDFGGLVKKMKDVAKRGNSFMQGIIDGIRSEEHGGSNMLQHLLTLQKSQPDNYSDVIIKGVIQGLYLAGTDTSAMTVEWAMTALLNNPHILKKAKDEIDTQIGYDRLVDESDIPNLPYLQNIIYETLRLYPVAPLLLPRFTSDKFNIEGFTIPRDTIVMINAWAIQRDPKTWSDASCFKPERFEIEGEANKLVAFGFGRRACPGAGLAHRTMGLSLGLLIQCFEWNRLTQEEVDMTESKIGLVMEKLNALETMCKARPIIKKVIQELNI from the exons ATGGTAATGGACCCTTTATTATATTACTCATTCCTTTTCCTTACTTTCATTTTAACCTTGAAACTTTTactccaaaaaataaattcaaaaaaccTTCCACCAAGTCCATCAATAACTCTTCCCATAATAGGAAACATTCACAACATAGACCTCCCACTTCACCGTTCCCTTCAAAATCTCGCACAAAAATATGGCAACATCTTCACGCTATGGCTCGGTTCACGGCGTGTCGTTATCATCTCCTCCCAAACCCTAGTTCAAcaatgtttatccaaacatgacATTGTTTTATCAAACCGAGCCCGCTTCCTCACCGGAAAGCATCTCTTCTACAATTACTCTAGCTTACTCTCGGCCCCTCATGGAGACTACTCGCGTAACATTCGTCGAGTCATCACGAATGATGTCCTCTCAACAGAACGTCTCAAGTCCTTTGCAGAAATGCGAAGGAAAGAGACGTTGAAGTTTATAACAAAACTAGCTAAGGACACGTGTGAGGGGTTCACACGTGTCGAGCTGAGGACGAGACTAACGAATATGACGTTCGAGATTATGACTAGAATGATTGTTGGTGATGCTAATGAAATGAAGAAGTTTAAAGATATGATAGATGAGATGATGCCATTGCTCGGGAATAATATGGGAGATTTTGTGCCTTTAATTAGGTTGTTTGATTTTGGTGGTTTGGTTAAGAAGATGAAGGATGTTGCTAAGAGAGGTAATTCGTTTATGCAAGGAATTATTGATGGGATTAGAAGTGAGGAGCATGGTGGTAgtaacatgttacaacatctttTGACTCTACAAAAATCTCAACCTGACAATTACTCTGATGTAATTATTAAAGGGGTTATTCAG GGTTTGTATCTTGCTGGAACTGACACATCAGCTATGACTGTAGAGTGGGCAATGACTGCTTTACTAAATAACCCACATATATTGAAGAAAGCAAAAGATGAAATAGATACTCAAATAGGATATGATCGTTTGGTAGATGAGTCGGACATTCCAAATCTTCCATACCTTCAGAATATTATTTATGAGACACTTCGATTATACCCGGTTGCTCCATTACTATTGCCTCGCTTTACTTCAGACAAGTTCAATATCGAAGGATTTACTATTCCACGTGACACCATAGTGATGATTAATGCATGGGCGATTCAAAGAGATCCTAAAACTTGGAGTGATGCATCATGTTTTAAGCCAGAGAGATTTGAAATAGAAGGCGAAGCAAACAAGTTAGTTGCATTTGGTTTTGGAAGGAGAGCTTGTCCTGGAGCAGGTTTGGCACATCGCACAATGGGCTTGAGTTTAGGATTATTGATTCAGTGCTTTGAATGGAACCGATTAACTCAAGAAGAAGTGGATATGACAGAAAGTAAAATAGGGCTCGTCATGGAAAAGCTCAATGCCTTAGAAACAATGTGTAAAGCAAGACCAATCATCAAGAAAGTTATCCAAGAATTGAATATCTAG
- the LOC123917629 gene encoding isoflavone 3'-hydroxylase-like codes for MTPLLYYSLISLTFILTMNFLLQKINSKNLPPSPLITLPIIGNLHNINLPLHRSLHNLSQKYGDVFTLWFGSRRVVVISSQTLFQQCLTKHDVALSNRPHFLTGKHFFYNYTSLDSVAYGDHSRNLRRVITVDVLSTQRLNSLVETRRKEALKLITKLAKDTCEEFTRVELRTRLRNMTFEIMTRMVAGEATEGKKFKNLINEMMPLLGASNKGDFVPLIRLFDFNGVVKRMKDIGKRGDLFVQGIVDEIRSGKHGHGNNMVQHLLTLQKSQPEQYSDVIIKGLIQGMFLGGTDTSAVTLEWAISTLLNNPHILKKAKDEIDTQIGYDRLIDESDIPNLPYIQNIIYETLRLYSPAPLLLPRFTSNKCNFEGFTIPSDTIVLINAWAIQRDPKIWNDASCFKPERFEKEGEAKKLIAFGFGRRICPGMGLAYRTMGSTLGLLIQCFEWKRISHEEVDMTECKTGLVSEKLNPLETMCKARPIIKKIIQELNI; via the exons ATGACCCCTTTGTTATATTACTCACTCATTTCCCTTACTTTCATTTTAACCATGAATTTTTTactccaaaaaataaattcaaaaaaccTACCACCAAGTCCATTAATAACTCTTCCCATAATAGGAAACCTTCACAACATAAACCTCCCACTTCACCGTTCGCTTCACAACCTTTCACAAAAATACGGCGACGTCTTCACCCTATGGTTTGGTTCACGTCGTGTTGTTGTCATCTCCTCTCAAACCCTATTTCAACAATGTTTAACCAAACATGACGTTGCTTTATCAAACCGGCCCCACTTCCTCACTGGAAAACATTTCTTCTACAATTACACTAGCTTAGACTCTGTCGCATATGGTGACCACTCGCGTAATCTTCGTCGAGTCATCACCGTTGATGTCCTCTCAACACAACGTCTCAACTCCTTAGTAGAAACGCGAAGAAAAGAGGCGTTGAAGCTTATAACAAAACTAGCTAAGGATACGTGTGAGGAATTCACACGTGTCGAGCTGAGGACTAGGTTAAGAAATATGACGTTTGAGATTATGACGAGAATGGTCGCTGGTGAAGCTACGGAAgggaaaaagtttaaaaatttaataaatgaaaTGATGCCGTTGCTCGGGGCAAGTAATAAGGGAGATTTTGTGCCTTTAATTAGGTTGTTTGATTTTAATGGTGTGGTTAAGAGGATGAAGGATATTGGCAAGAGAGGTGATTTGTTTGTGCAAGGAATTGTTGATGAGATTAGAAGTGGGAAGCATGGACATGGTAATAACATGGTGCAACATCTTTTGACTCTACAAAAATCTCAACCTGAGCAGTACTCTGATGTGATTATCAAAGGGCTTATTCAG GGTATGTTTCTTGGTGGAACTGACACATCAGCTGTAACTCTAGAGTGGGCAATATCTACTTTATTAAATAACCCACATATATTGAAGAAAGCAAAAGATGAAATAGATACTCAAATAGGATATGATCGATTGATAGATGAATCCGACATTCCAAATCTTCCATACATTCAAAATATTATCTACGAGACACTTCGATTGTACTCTCCTGCTCCGTTACTATTGCCTCGTTTTACTTCAAACAAGTGCAATTTCGAAGGATTTACTATTCCAAGTGACACCATAGTGTTGATTAATGCATGGGCCATTCAAAGAGATCCCAAAATTTGGAATGATGCTTCATGTTTTAAGCCAGAGAGATTTGAAAAAGAAGGGGAAGCAAAAAAGTTAATTGCATTTGGTTTTGGAAGAAGGATTTGTCCTGGAATGGGTTTGGCATATCGCACAATGGGCTCGACTTTGGGATTATTGATTCAATGTTTTGAATGGAAACGAATATCTCATGAAGAAGTGGATATGACAGAATGCAAAACAGGGCTTGTGAGTGAAAAGCTTAATCCATTAGAAACAATGTGTAAGGCACGACCAATCATCAAGAAAATTATCCAAGAATTAAATATCTAG